A genomic window from Bacteroidota bacterium includes:
- a CDS encoding DUF4421 domain-containing protein codes for MHWLFTTLTCLLCLPVLAQTRVELSAEDRLAKRNAFDSTYIQPYYRGLTLRPRTQGYGHAINIASRRAGTSSFLYEPNLLATIGLHGSYNGLGFGISYKLPNSAYEPAKYGRTRKLDLSLDFTSRRWLGELTFTGIQGFYLPDPGRFYQPERALPPLVRPDMFTAQIGFGYTRIFNPKRFTIRALFGQTEVQTRSAGSFLLQGQANVFGITSDSSLVPGPLRPSYPELDSATNINLSSLGVSPGYAHTFVLHRFSLGVMALLGPGLQRSVVKDGEDVHIYGRLYYNLEWRTVLNYARPRWFAGFSISGRSSTFRLHGANLTHGRVQTELYFGYRFPQVRLLKNWRWLDS; via the coding sequence ATGCACTGGCTATTTACAACCCTGACGTGCCTTCTGTGCCTGCCCGTGCTGGCACAGACGCGGGTGGAGCTGAGTGCAGAAGACCGGCTGGCGAAACGGAACGCTTTCGACAGCACCTACATACAGCCCTACTACCGGGGCCTAACCCTGAGGCCGCGTACGCAAGGCTACGGGCATGCCATTAATATAGCGTCGCGAAGAGCTGGCACATCCAGCTTTTTATACGAACCCAACCTGCTTGCCACCATCGGGCTACACGGTAGCTACAATGGGCTGGGCTTTGGCATAAGCTACAAGCTACCCAATAGTGCCTATGAGCCGGCAAAATATGGCCGTACCAGGAAACTAGACCTGAGCCTGGACTTTACCTCGCGTCGCTGGCTTGGCGAACTCACGTTTACGGGCATACAGGGTTTCTACCTGCCCGACCCTGGCCGCTTTTATCAGCCCGAGCGTGCACTACCCCCCCTGGTGCGCCCCGACATGTTTACGGCCCAGATTGGCTTTGGATATACACGCATCTTCAATCCTAAGCGGTTTACCATCCGTGCCCTCTTTGGCCAGACCGAGGTGCAAACCCGATCGGCGGGCAGCTTTTTGCTACAAGGGCAGGCCAACGTGTTTGGCATCACGTCAGACAGCAGCCTTGTTCCAGGCCCACTCCGGCCCTCCTATCCCGAGCTGGACAGTGCCACCAACATTAACCTATCCAGCCTTGGCGTCTCCCCTGGTTATGCGCATACGTTTGTTTTGCATCGGTTTAGCCTGGGCGTGATGGCCCTGCTTGGGCCAGGCCTGCAGCGTAGTGTGGTAAAAGACGGGGAGGATGTCCATATATATGGGCGGCTGTACTACAACTTGGAGTGGCGCACCGTGCTGAATTATGCCCGGCCGCGCTGGTTTGCCGGCTTCAGCATCTCCGGTCGATCCAGCACCTTCAGGCTGCATGGGGCAAACCTTACACACGGCCGGGTGCAAACCGAACTTTACTTTGGCTATCGCTTCCCGCAGGTGCGCCTGCTCAAAAACTGGCGGTGGCTGGATAGCTAG
- a CDS encoding RecQ family ATP-dependent DNA helicase translates to MQALDQLLHQYWGYPHFRPLQKEIILSVLQGQDTLAVLPTGGGKSLTYQLSGLVLEGLTLVISPLIALMEDQVADLLRRGIPATAINSQLSPEETWARLNDCLGGHYRFLYMSPERLDSQLMRQLLPQLPIRLLAVDEAHCISQWGYDFRPAYRKVQQIRPYLQAPVLALTATATAEVRRDIARQLQLRKPRVHLQSFARPNLSFALQYTEHKAQALPALLRPDECALVYVRSRKGAEQAARYLQAQGYRAEAYHAGLAAARRSELQQAWMRNELPILCATTAFGMGIDKPDVRTVVHWQLPAELESYYQEAGRAGRDQLPARAIALLGPDEPARMWQFLHMQHPPVEQVQALYEALCAHYRISNVQAPARDYPLDWELISLQADLPQLACHAGLQALAQQGYLAYQEQAGPNPQVQFRMAATRLTQWKLEYPQYLPTLDGLLRLLGGELFERPLPLELKALAKACEQSKAETETLLIRLDALGVLHYLPGAQGPGLRFLRPYTPLVDTDPAWQAYAHRRHQAEVRLQAVLDYAANTTLCRQRQISAYFGEELTTNCGRCDLCHSD, encoded by the coding sequence ATGCAAGCCCTGGATCAGCTGCTGCACCAGTACTGGGGCTACCCCCACTTCCGCCCCCTGCAAAAGGAGATTATCCTGAGCGTGCTACAGGGCCAGGATACCCTGGCGGTGCTGCCCACCGGCGGCGGCAAGAGCCTGACCTACCAGCTAAGTGGCCTGGTGCTTGAGGGCCTTACCCTGGTTATCAGCCCCCTGATTGCCCTGATGGAAGACCAGGTAGCCGACCTGCTACGGCGCGGCATACCCGCCACCGCCATCAATAGCCAGCTAAGCCCGGAAGAAACCTGGGCGCGGCTGAACGACTGTCTGGGTGGGCACTACCGGTTCTTGTACATGAGCCCGGAGCGGCTGGATAGCCAGCTGATGCGCCAGCTGCTGCCCCAGCTGCCCATCCGCCTGCTGGCCGTAGACGAGGCCCACTGCATCAGCCAGTGGGGCTACGACTTCCGGCCCGCCTACCGCAAGGTGCAGCAGATACGCCCCTACCTGCAGGCACCCGTGCTGGCACTGACCGCCACCGCCACCGCCGAGGTGCGCCGAGACATAGCCCGCCAGCTGCAGCTACGCAAGCCCCGGGTGCACCTGCAGAGCTTTGCCCGCCCCAACCTGAGCTTTGCCCTACAGTATACCGAGCACAAAGCCCAGGCCCTGCCGGCGCTACTGCGGCCAGACGAGTGCGCCCTGGTGTATGTGCGCAGCCGAAAGGGAGCCGAGCAGGCCGCCCGCTACCTGCAGGCACAGGGCTACAGGGCCGAGGCCTACCATGCCGGGCTGGCTGCAGCACGGCGCAGCGAGCTACAGCAGGCCTGGATGCGCAACGAGCTGCCCATCCTGTGCGCCACCACGGCCTTTGGCATGGGGATAGACAAGCCCGATGTACGCACCGTGGTGCACTGGCAGCTGCCCGCCGAGCTGGAGAGCTACTACCAGGAGGCCGGACGCGCAGGCCGAGACCAGCTGCCCGCCCGGGCCATTGCCCTACTGGGCCCGGATGAGCCCGCACGTATGTGGCAGTTTCTGCACATGCAGCATCCGCCCGTTGAGCAGGTGCAGGCCCTGTACGAGGCCCTGTGCGCCCACTACCGGATATCCAATGTGCAGGCCCCCGCAAGGGACTACCCGCTGGACTGGGAGCTGATAAGCCTGCAGGCCGATCTGCCCCAGCTGGCCTGCCACGCTGGCCTGCAGGCCCTGGCACAGCAGGGCTACCTGGCCTACCAGGAGCAGGCGGGGCCTAACCCCCAGGTGCAGTTTCGGATGGCTGCCACCCGCCTGACACAGTGGAAGCTGGAATACCCACAATACCTGCCTACGCTGGACGGGCTGCTGCGCCTGCTGGGCGGCGAGCTGTTTGAGCGGCCCCTGCCGCTGGAGCTAAAGGCCCTGGCCAAAGCCTGCGAACAGAGCAAGGCTGAAACCGAAACCCTGCTGATCCGGCTGGATGCACTGGGTGTGCTACACTACCTGCCTGGTGCCCAGGGGCCGGGCCTGCGCTTCCTGCGGCCCTACACCCCCCTGGTGGATACCGACCCCGCCTGGCAGGCATACGCGCACCGGCGGCACCAGGCCGAGGTGCGGCTGCAGGCCGTGCTGGACTATGCGGCCAATACCACCCTGTGCCGCCAGCGGCAGATATCGGCCTACTTTGGCGAGGAACTGACAACCAACTGTGGGCGGTGCGACCTGTGCCATTCAGACTAA
- a CDS encoding glycosyltransferase — MPNRVLYISTDGMTEALGQSQVLAYLRVLATYGYQFHLISFEKPEYYEQERAHVLGLLEGTGIHWHPLPYHNRPPILGTLRDQRAGWQLVRSLWAQHPFQLVHCRSYLPALLGLRAQKKWGARFIFDMRGWWPDQRLESGAWRSPLFRPVYRYFKQKERLFFSKSDLTVSLTYAGRDEIVRLGYRLPEDILVVPTCVDFRSFPPPTLADRLAIRAQYGISAEQYVVINSGSLGGNYPVREVFDIFQGIRLQRPDAHLLLLTKTPAEEAQAAYRAYGLPDQAVTVASVRYHQVHRYLAAADVGLFVYRPLYSSLGSSPTKLGEYWAMGLPVLSTSGVGDVDQILATHPGSGVSMPLGLSPAEIAPYAARLEAERAGAATLRQYAVQYYSLEAGCQKYSEEYARMLALPPRRT, encoded by the coding sequence ATGCCCAATCGCGTCCTCTATATCTCCACCGATGGCATGACCGAGGCACTGGGCCAGAGCCAGGTGCTGGCTTATCTGCGCGTATTGGCCACATACGGCTATCAGTTCCACCTCATCAGCTTCGAAAAGCCCGAGTACTACGAGCAGGAGCGCGCGCACGTGCTAGGCCTGCTGGAGGGCACTGGCATCCACTGGCACCCCCTGCCCTACCACAACCGCCCACCCATACTGGGCACCCTGAGAGACCAGCGCGCGGGCTGGCAGCTGGTCCGTAGCCTGTGGGCGCAGCACCCTTTTCAGCTGGTGCACTGCCGCAGCTACCTGCCCGCACTGCTAGGCCTGCGGGCCCAGAAGAAGTGGGGAGCCCGGTTCATCTTCGACATGCGGGGCTGGTGGCCCGACCAGCGGCTGGAGTCCGGGGCCTGGCGTTCGCCCCTCTTCCGGCCCGTGTATCGTTATTTCAAACAGAAGGAGCGACTCTTTTTCAGCAAAAGCGACCTTACCGTAAGCCTCACTTACGCCGGCCGAGACGAGATTGTGCGGCTGGGCTACCGCCTGCCCGAAGACATCCTGGTAGTGCCCACCTGTGTAGACTTTCGCAGCTTCCCGCCGCCCACCCTGGCAGATAGGCTGGCCATACGGGCACAATACGGCATATCGGCAGAGCAGTATGTGGTGATAAACAGCGGCAGCCTGGGTGGCAACTATCCGGTGCGCGAGGTATTCGATATTTTTCAGGGCATCCGGCTGCAGCGGCCCGATGCGCACCTGCTGCTGCTGACCAAGACTCCGGCCGAGGAGGCACAGGCCGCCTATCGTGCCTATGGCCTGCCAGACCAGGCGGTAACCGTGGCCAGCGTGCGCTACCACCAGGTGCACCGCTACCTGGCTGCTGCCGATGTAGGCCTGTTTGTATACCGCCCCCTGTACAGCAGCCTGGGCAGCAGCCCCACCAAGCTGGGTGAATACTGGGCCATGGGCCTGCCGGTACTCTCCACCAGCGGCGTGGGCGATGTAGACCAGATACTGGCCACACACCCGGGTAGTGGTGTATCCATGCCCCTGGGGCTCAGCCCGGCTGAGATAGCCCCCTATGCAGCCCGGCTGGAGGCCGAGCGGGCAGGCGCAGCTACCCTGCGGCAGTATGCGGTGCAATACTATAGCCTGGAAGCAGGCTGCCAAAAATACAGCGAAGAATACGCGCGCATGCTGGCGTTGCCCCCACGCAGGACGTAA
- a CDS encoding hemin-degrading factor — MATPLSPDPNQLAAAWQQLAAANTRLRIRDAADTLGVSEAQLLATQVGGQAVRLLATDWKEVVAALPGLGEAMALTRNEAAVIEKVGTYASPSFMGQVGQVVGPHIDLRLFMQHWAHGYACQLPIHGQMTSSLQFFDAQGNALHKVYARQPEHQAAWQALVDRFRHPQQARSLQPAAAPPPVPARPDAEVEAEALLAGWAQLQDTHDFFQLLRAHGVGRLQALRIAQGRFAFPITPEGFYQAATGAADQAVPVMFFVGNPGVIAIHTGPIRRIVPMEGWFNVMDPGFNLHLRTDLVAQAWLVLKPTQDGLVTSIELYDAQEALILQMFGTRKPGHAELAEWRRLVQQATQHTFSYPNPVN, encoded by the coding sequence ATGGCTACCCCCCTATCCCCCGACCCCAACCAGCTGGCAGCCGCCTGGCAACAGCTGGCAGCTGCAAATACGCGCCTGCGCATACGCGATGCTGCCGATACGCTGGGGGTAAGCGAGGCCCAGCTGCTGGCCACCCAGGTGGGTGGGCAGGCTGTGCGCCTGCTAGCTACCGACTGGAAAGAGGTGGTGGCTGCCCTGCCAGGCCTGGGCGAGGCAATGGCCCTGACACGGAATGAGGCCGCTGTGATAGAAAAGGTGGGCACCTATGCCTCCCCCAGCTTCATGGGGCAGGTGGGCCAGGTGGTAGGGCCACACATAGACCTGCGGCTCTTTATGCAGCACTGGGCCCACGGCTACGCCTGCCAGCTGCCCATACACGGGCAGATGACCTCTAGCCTGCAGTTCTTTGACGCGCAGGGGAATGCCCTGCACAAGGTATATGCGCGCCAGCCCGAGCACCAGGCTGCCTGGCAGGCACTGGTAGATCGATTTCGGCACCCGCAGCAGGCGCGGAGCCTGCAGCCAGCTGCCGCACCCCCGCCGGTGCCCGCCCGCCCGGATGCCGAGGTGGAAGCCGAAGCCCTGCTGGCAGGCTGGGCTCAGCTGCAAGACACGCACGACTTCTTCCAGCTGCTCAGGGCACACGGGGTAGGCCGGCTGCAGGCCCTGCGGATCGCCCAGGGTCGCTTTGCCTTCCCCATTACCCCCGAGGGATTTTATCAGGCTGCTACAGGGGCGGCAGACCAGGCGGTGCCGGTTATGTTCTTTGTAGGAAACCCCGGGGTGATTGCCATCCACACCGGCCCCATCCGGCGCATTGTGCCCATGGAGGGGTGGTTTAATGTGATGGACCCCGGCTTCAACCTGCACCTGCGCACCGACCTCGTGGCCCAGGCTTGGCTGGTGCTAAAGCCCACCCAAGACGGCCTGGTAACCTCTATCGAGCTGTATGACGCACAAGAGGCGCTCATCCTGCAGATGTTTGGCACCCGAAAGCCCGGCCATGCCGAGCTGGCCGAGTGGCGTAGGCTGGTGCAGCAGGCTACGCAGCACACCTTTTCCTACCCCAATCCCGTAAACTAA
- a CDS encoding restriction endonuclease — MNTKKNKEEVVNKVAIEIEALLIRRIRKLEKEISSFLNINPFLMSALRDIHELKNLDDLANFLFISHMASGHATSFGKTIDEKILPNVFGTIKLDSVQRRKRKMNSSAYNEIDHIVNPHSDTDWCLLSVKAGPWTIQDASAHSLYSAFKQIGDFNLYGKEIVVGVFYGNESSLTNKYEILRGINPRQQSQFVVLDYVRVLAGKDFWSWLNGGEERTQEWVLEGTQVGSSKVLSSNEDVAKIVRNAPERLKYELQEKYDLDFDSEIDWLKILFAINN, encoded by the coding sequence ATGAATACCAAGAAGAACAAGGAAGAAGTTGTAAACAAGGTCGCCATTGAAATAGAAGCCTTGTTGATAAGAAGAATTCGAAAGCTTGAGAAGGAAATCAGTTCCTTTCTTAATATAAATCCCTTTCTGATGTCTGCATTAAGGGATATCCATGAATTAAAAAATCTAGACGACTTAGCTAATTTCCTATTCATAAGTCATATGGCTTCAGGACATGCAACTAGTTTTGGAAAAACCATTGATGAGAAAATATTACCCAATGTTTTTGGCACTATAAAACTTGACTCTGTTCAAAGGAGAAAAAGGAAAATGAATAGCTCTGCCTATAATGAGATTGATCACATTGTAAATCCCCACTCTGATACTGACTGGTGTTTATTATCTGTTAAGGCTGGACCTTGGACTATACAGGATGCATCTGCCCATAGCTTATATAGTGCTTTCAAGCAGATAGGAGATTTTAATTTATATGGAAAAGAAATTGTTGTTGGTGTATTTTATGGAAATGAATCCTCACTTACTAACAAGTATGAGATATTAAGGGGTATAAATCCAAGGCAACAATCACAATTTGTAGTTCTAGACTATGTCCGGGTTTTGGCAGGAAAGGATTTTTGGTCTTGGCTAAACGGGGGTGAGGAAAGAACCCAAGAGTGGGTACTAGAGGGAACCCAAGTTGGTTCGTCAAAGGTATTAAGTTCTAATGAGGATGTGGCAAAAATTGTCCGGAATGCTCCGGAACGACTAAAATATGAGCTCCAGGAGAAATATGATCTTGATTTTGATAGCGAAATAGATTGGCTTAAAATTCTATTCGCCATCAATAACTAG
- a CDS encoding DNA cytosine methyltransferase, with product MKAISLFSGAMGLDLGLEQAGIEIMCCVELDSSAVKTINNNRPDLPVIREDISTLKGNYILSKIGISDRSNINIVVGGPPCQAFSIIGRRKGIKDLRGKLVFEFLRIVEEINPEYFIMENVRGLHSMIVETENGKKSLYDMLIEKIISIGYVVDTFFVNAVNYGAPQIRERIIMIGNRLNKKAEFPSPTHSDKPNENQKYFRNLGDVLIDFKDPDSDIMDFSERKKKYLSYVPEGGNWRSMPIDIQKESMGKSWYLKGGRSAYWRRLSMDSPAPTIVTMPNHASTSMCHPKQIRALTVGECSAIQTFPSHWKFIGTPAEKYRQIGNAVPVVLGKMAGIAIQNISKSTKLRSKMDNHEIIHIRPHVRTRQYYKAGKVYSGSPYLSSQQPIK from the coding sequence ATGAAAGCTATTTCACTCTTTTCAGGTGCCATGGGCCTAGATCTAGGTCTAGAACAAGCTGGTATAGAGATTATGTGTTGCGTAGAACTTGATTCTTCAGCAGTAAAAACAATTAATAATAATCGACCTGATTTGCCCGTAATTAGAGAAGATATTTCAACATTAAAAGGCAATTATATTCTTTCTAAAATTGGAATATCTGATAGGTCAAATATAAATATAGTAGTTGGTGGGCCTCCGTGTCAAGCATTTAGTATCATAGGTAGAAGAAAGGGAATTAAAGATTTAAGAGGGAAATTGGTTTTTGAGTTTCTAAGAATTGTGGAAGAAATCAATCCTGAATATTTCATAATGGAAAATGTAAGGGGACTTCATTCTATGATAGTTGAAACAGAAAATGGCAAAAAATCTTTGTATGATATGTTAATTGAAAAGATAATATCAATCGGTTACGTAGTCGATACATTCTTTGTTAATGCCGTAAATTATGGAGCACCTCAAATTCGAGAGAGAATTATAATGATAGGAAATAGGCTAAATAAAAAGGCCGAATTTCCATCTCCTACGCATAGCGACAAACCAAATGAAAATCAAAAATATTTTAGAAATCTAGGTGATGTTTTAATAGATTTCAAGGATCCAGACTCTGATATTATGGATTTTTCTGAAAGAAAAAAAAAATACTTATCATATGTTCCAGAGGGAGGCAATTGGCGCAGCATGCCAATTGATATTCAAAAGGAATCCATGGGTAAATCTTGGTATCTAAAGGGCGGAAGATCTGCTTATTGGAGACGCTTATCAATGGATTCACCAGCACCTACAATAGTAACTATGCCAAATCATGCCAGTACAAGCATGTGCCATCCAAAGCAAATTAGAGCATTAACAGTTGGTGAGTGTTCCGCGATACAAACATTCCCAAGCCATTGGAAGTTTATAGGGACACCTGCTGAGAAATATAGACAAATCGGGAATGCTGTTCCAGTTGTACTTGGAAAAATGGCTGGAATTGCAATTCAGAATATAAGCAAAAGTACCAAGCTTAGATCTAAAATGGACAATCACGAAATTATTCATATAAGACCGCACGTGAGGACAAGGCAATACTACAAAGCTGGTAAAGTATATTCTGGTAGCCCTTATCTTTCTTCTCAGCAACCAATAAAATGA
- the galE gene encoding UDP-glucose 4-epimerase GalE, with protein sequence MPRTDRPRVIVTGGAGYIGSHTVLALNEAGYEPIILDNFSTGDPSVISRLTHLMGHTPTFFYVDCTDYEAGLNELQELGPIHGLIHFAAYKAVGESMQEPIKYYQNNLESCTTVLRWCRRLQITQLVFSSSCTVYGQPDALPVTEESPIKPAASVYGYTKQVCEQMLKDARLELPELRVSILRYFNPIGAHPSGMLGELPLNVPNNLVPFLTQAVAGLRPPLTVFGTDYDTPDGSCVRDYIHVVDLAEAHVAALRHLQQHDVGTYTFNIGTGQGASVLELIRTFERVNNLAVPHRLGTRRPGDVAAIFADVSKAQQQLQWRHRYGLADALRHAWAWQQQLDAHG encoded by the coding sequence ATGCCACGCACGGATAGGCCCAGGGTGATTGTAACCGGTGGGGCAGGCTATATTGGCTCCCACACGGTGCTGGCCCTGAATGAGGCCGGCTATGAGCCGATTATCCTGGACAACTTCAGCACCGGAGATCCCAGCGTCATCTCCAGGCTTACGCACCTGATGGGGCACACCCCCACTTTCTTCTATGTGGACTGTACGGACTATGAGGCTGGGCTGAATGAACTGCAAGAGCTGGGGCCCATCCATGGCCTCATCCACTTTGCAGCCTACAAGGCCGTGGGCGAGAGCATGCAGGAGCCCATAAAATACTACCAGAACAACCTGGAGAGCTGCACCACCGTGCTGCGCTGGTGCCGAAGGTTACAGATAACGCAGCTGGTATTCAGCAGCAGCTGCACGGTGTATGGCCAGCCAGATGCGCTGCCCGTAACGGAAGAAAGCCCGATAAAGCCAGCCGCATCCGTGTATGGCTATACCAAGCAGGTGTGCGAGCAGATGCTGAAAGATGCCCGCCTGGAGCTGCCGGAACTAAGGGTGAGCATCCTGCGCTATTTCAACCCCATTGGGGCGCACCCCAGTGGCATGCTGGGAGAACTACCCCTGAATGTGCCCAATAACCTGGTTCCCTTTCTTACACAGGCCGTGGCAGGCCTGCGCCCTCCGCTTACCGTATTTGGCACCGACTATGATACGCCCGATGGCAGCTGCGTACGCGACTACATACATGTGGTGGACCTGGCCGAAGCCCACGTAGCCGCACTGCGCCACCTGCAGCAGCATGATGTCGGCACCTATACCTTCAACATTGGCACCGGGCAGGGTGCCAGTGTGCTGGAGCTCATCCGCACATTCGAAAGGGTGAACAACCTGGCCGTACCCCACCGGCTGGGTACGCGCAGGCCTGGAGATGTAGCGGCCATCTTTGCCGATGTAAGCAAAGCCCAACAGCAGCTACAGTGGCGCCACCGGTATGGCCTGGCAGATGCCCTGCGCCATGCCTGGGCCTGGCAGCAGCAGCTGGATGCCCACGGCTAG
- the folD gene encoding bifunctional methylenetetrahydrofolate dehydrogenase/methenyltetrahydrofolate cyclohydrolase FolD, whose product MVLNGTLIRKAILAELAEKVQSHLQAGKRPPHLAAVLIGEDPASQTYVAHKVRDCQQVGYQSTLIHKEAAISQAELLGIIAELNQDARIDGFIVQLPLPAHLSEVAVIEAIAPEKDVDGFHPVNIGRMSKGLQALLPATPAGIVELLQRYGIETQGKHCVVVGRSNIVGTPMALLMSRNRNPGNCTVTLCHSHTQNLGHYTRQADILIAAAGQPEFISADMVKEGAVVIDVGIHRKADASHPNGFRLVGDVQYDQVAPKAKAITPVPGGVGPMTRAMLLLNTYHVYHATHG is encoded by the coding sequence ATGGTCCTCAATGGAACTTTGATACGTAAAGCCATCCTGGCAGAACTGGCCGAAAAGGTACAAAGCCATTTGCAGGCGGGCAAGCGTCCGCCGCATCTGGCGGCCGTTTTGATCGGGGAAGACCCCGCTAGCCAGACCTATGTGGCGCACAAAGTGCGAGACTGCCAGCAGGTGGGCTACCAGAGCACGCTCATCCACAAGGAGGCCGCCATCAGCCAGGCCGAGCTGCTCGGCATTATAGCCGAGCTGAACCAGGATGCCCGCATAGACGGATTTATTGTACAGCTGCCCCTACCCGCCCACCTGAGCGAAGTGGCTGTTATAGAGGCTATTGCACCCGAGAAAGACGTGGATGGCTTCCACCCGGTAAACATTGGCCGCATGAGTAAGGGCCTGCAGGCCCTGCTGCCCGCCACCCCGGCAGGGATAGTAGAGCTGCTACAGCGGTATGGGATAGAAACGCAAGGCAAGCACTGCGTGGTAGTGGGCCGAAGCAACATAGTGGGCACACCCATGGCCCTGCTGATGAGCCGAAACCGCAATCCGGGCAACTGTACCGTAACCCTCTGCCACAGCCATACGCAAAACCTGGGCCACTATACCCGCCAGGCCGACATCCTGATAGCCGCCGCCGGCCAGCCGGAGTTTATATCGGCAGATATGGTAAAGGAGGGAGCCGTTGTAATAGACGTAGGCATACACCGCAAGGCCGATGCCAGCCACCCCAATGGCTTCCGCCTGGTGGGGGATGTGCAGTACGACCAGGTGGCACCCAAGGCAAAGGCCATTACCCCAGTACCCGGCGGCGTAGGACCCATGACACGCGCCATGCTCCTGCTCAACACCTACCACGTATACCATGCCACGCACGGATAG